One window of the Eucalyptus grandis isolate ANBG69807.140 chromosome 6, ASM1654582v1, whole genome shotgun sequence genome contains the following:
- the LOC104449967 gene encoding beta-galactosidase 1, translating to MGLRLVLWNVLGLSLGICVFSVLASVSYDSKAIVINGQRRILISGSIHYPRSTPEMWPDLIEKAKEGGLDVIQTYVFWNGHEPSPGKYYFEGNYDLVKFIKLAKQAGLYVHLRIGPYVCAEWNFGGFPVWLKYIPGINFRTDNEPFKYQMQKFATKIVNMMKAERLFESQGGPIILSQIENEYGPMEYEIGAPGQVYTQWAAKMALNLDIGVPWVMCKQDDAPDPIINTCNGFYCDYFSPNKAYKPTMWTEAWTGWYTEFGGAVPYRPAEDMAFSVAKFIQKGGSFINYYMYHGGTNFGRTSGGPFIATSYDYDAPLDEYGLLRQPKWGHLKDLHRAIKLCEPALVSAEPAVTPLGIYQEAHVFKSDSGACAAFLANYNQWSFAKVSFGSMHYNLPPWSISILPDCKNTVYNTARVGAQSSHMKMTPVDGNFSWEVYSEASAAYEDSSFTMTGLLEQINTTRDVTDYLWYMTDVDVNPNEEFLKSGSYPVLTVLSAGHALHVFVNGELAGTAYGSLEFPKLTFSQGVRLRAGTNKISLLSVAVGLPNVGVHFEMWNAGILGPVTLSGLNDGWRDLSWQNWSYAVGLKGEAMGLHSLSGSVSVEWAQESLVAEKQPLTWYKTIFNAPGGSAPLALDMDSMSKGQVWINGQSLGRYWPAYKASGTCNSCNYTGTFNENKCLSNCGEASQRWYHIPRSWLYPTGNLLVVLEEWGGEPNGISLVKREIDSVCSDIFEWQPTLMNWQMQASGKVTKPLRPKVHLWCSPGQQISSIRFASFGTPEGTCGSFRQGSCHAFHSYDVFERTCLGLNSCSVTVAPEIFGGDPCPNVMKKLSVEAVCS from the exons ATGGGTTTGAGGCTTGTGCTGTGGAATGTGCTTGGCCTGTCGCTGGGCATTTGCGTTTTTTCTGTGTTAGCCTCGGTTTCTTATGATTCCAAGGCTATTGTCATCAATGGCCAGAGAAGGATCCTCATTTCTGGATCCATTCACTACCCAAGAAGCACTCCTGAG ATGTGGCCAGATCTCATTGAGAAGGCAAAAGAAGGAGGTCTTGATGTGATTCAGACTTATGTTTTCTGGAATGGGCATGAACCATCACCTGGCAAA TACTATTTTGAAGGAAACTATGATCTGGTAAAGTTTATTAAGCTGGCGAAGCAGGCAGGTCTCTATGTTCATCTCAGGATTGGCCCATATGTATGTGCTGAGTGGAACTTCGG TGGGTTTCCTGTTTGGCTGAAGTACATTCCAGGAATCAACTTCAGAACAGATAATGAACCTTTCAAG tatcaaatgcaaaaatttgCAACAAAGATTGTCAACATGATGAAAGCAGAGAGGTTGTTTGAATCTCAAGGTGGTCCAATTATTCTATCCCAG atTGAGAATGAATATGGACCCATGGAGTATGAAATTGGGGCACCTGGTCAAGTTTACACACAGTGGGCAGCAAAAATGGCTTTGAATCTAGACATTGGTGTCCCGTGGGTCATGTGCAAACAAGATGATGCTCCTGACCCTATT ATTAATACTTGCAATGGTTTTTACTGCGACTACTTTTCTCCAAACAAGGCTTATAAACCCACCATGTGGACTGAAGCTTGGACGGGCTG GTATACCGAGTTTGGAGGTGCAGTCCCATATCGTCCTGCCGAAGATATGGCTTTCTCAGTTGCTAAGTTTATACAGAAGGGAGGATCATTCATCAACTATTACATG TATCATGGAGGAACCAATTTTGGCAGGACTTCTGGTGGTCCTTTCATTGCTACTAGTTATGACTATGATGCTCCTCTGGATGAGTATG GATTATTGAGGCAACCTAAATGGGGTCATTTGAAAGATCTGCATAGAGCTATTAAACTTTGCGAACCAGCTTTGGTATCTGCAGAGCCTGCTGTGACACCACTAGGAATCTATCAAGAg GCTCATGTCTTTAAATCAGATTCTGGAGCATGTGCAGCATTCCTTGCAAACTACAATCAGTGGTCTTTTGCTAAAGTTTCTTTTGGGAGCATGCATTATAACCTTCCTCCTTGGTCCATCAGCATACTGCCTGATTGCAAGAACACAGTATATAACACTGCACGG GTGGGGGCTCAAAGTTCACATATGAAGATGACTCCGGTGGATGGAAATTTCTCTTGGGAGGTTTATAGCGAAGCGAGTGCTGCATATGAAGATAGTTCATTTACAATGACTGGGTTGTTGGAACAAATAAATACAACCAGAGATGTTACTGACTATTTGTGGTATATGACAGA CGTCGATGTCAATCCTAATGAAGAGTTTTTGAAAAGCGGAAGTTATCCAGTTCTCACAGTATTGTCAGCTGGTCATGCTCTGCATGTTTTTGTCAATGGTGAACTTGCAG GAACTGCCTATGGCAGTCTGGAATTTCCTAAACTAACTTTCAGTCAGGGTGTGAGGCTGAGAGCTGGGACTAACAAAATTTCACTTCTAAGTGTCGCTGTTGGTCTCCCG AATGTTGGGGTACATTTTGAGATGTGGAATGCTGGTATTCTTGGTCCAGTTACATTAAGTGGTCTCAATGATGGATGGAGAGACCTGTCATGGCAGAATTGGTCTTACGCG GTTGGTCTCAAAGGAGAAGCTATGGGTCTTCATTCTCTTAGTGGGAGTGTGTCAGTTGAGTGGGCACAAGAATCTTTAGTAGCAGAAAAACAGCCCTTAACGTGGTATAAG ACTATTTTCAATGCTCCAGGCGGAAGTGCACCACTGGCTTTGGATATGGACAGTATGAGTAAAGGTCAAGTATGGATAAATGGACAGAGTCTTGGGCGCTATTGGCCTGCATATAAAGCATCCGGCACTTGCAATAGCTGTAACTACACTGGAACTTTCAATGAGAATAAATGTTTAAGCAATTGTGGAGAGGCTTCACAGAGATG GTATCACATTCCTCGATCATGGTTATATCCGACTGGGAATTTGTTGGTTGTTTTGGAAGAGTGGGGTGGGGAGCCAAATGGCATTTCTCTGGTCAAAAGAGAGATTGACAGTGTCTGTTCTGATATATTTGAATGGCAACCAACCCTGATGAATTGGCAAATGCAAGCATCAGGCAAAGTCACAAAGCCCCTGAGGCCTAAAGTGCATTTGTGGTGTTCCCCAGGTCAGCAGATCTCGTCAATAAGGTTTGCTAGCTTTGGAACACCAGAAGGGACCTGTGGAAGCTTCCGACAAGGAAGTTGTCATGCCTTCCACTCGTATGACGTTTTTGAGAGG ACTTGCCTTGGGCTGAACTCATGCTCAGTAACTGTAGCTCCCGAAATCTTTGGGGGAGATCCATGTCCAAATGTCATGAAGAAGCTCTCTGTGGAGGCAGTTTGCAGCTGA
- the LOC104449968 gene encoding transmembrane 9 superfamily member 7: MGGVPARAAAWLLFALLLSSSAHSFYLPGVAPRDFITGEELIVKVNKLSSTKTQLPYDYYYLKYCKPDKILNSAENLGEVLRGDRIENSVYRFRMREEEPCKVACRLTLDAESAKNFKEKIDDEYRVNMILDNLPVAVLRQRRDGSQSTTYEHGFRVGFKGNYAGSKEEKYFINNHLSFRVKFHKDELTDTARIVGFEVTPNSIKHDYKEWDAKNPQVTTCNANTKNLVQGSTVPQEVDTDKEVVFTYDVSFMESDIKWASRWDTYLLMNDDQIHWFSIINSLMIVLFLSGMVAMIMMRTLYRDIANYNQLETQDEAQEETGWKLVHGDVFRAPINPGLLCVYVGTGVQIFAMALVTMIFALLGFLSPSNRGGLMTAMVLLWVFMGLFAGYSSSRLYKMFKGTEWKKTTLKTAVMFPGILFAVFFVLNALIWEERSSGAVPFGTMFALFCLWFGISVPLVFVGSYLGFKKPPMEDPVKTNKIPRQIPEQAWYMKPVFSILIGGILPFGAVFIELFFILTSIWLNQFYYIFGFLFIVFVILLVTCAEITIVLCYFQLCSEDYHWWWRSYLTAGSSALYLFLYSVFYFFTKLEITKFVSGILYFGYMIIISYAFFVLTGTIGFYACFWFVRKIYSSVKID, translated from the exons ATGGGAGGAGTCCCCGCACGAGCCGCGGCGTGGCTGCTCTTCGctctcctcctcagctcctccgCTCATTCGTTCTACCTCCCGGGCGTCGCTCCCCGCGATTTCATCACC GGTGAAGAACTTATTGTCAAAGTGAACAAATTGTCATCTACCAAGACACAGCTTCCATATGATTACTACTATTTGAAGTACTGTAAGCCTGATAAGATTCTGAACAGCGCGGAAAATCTGGGAGAGGTACTTAGGGGCGACCGTATTGAGAATTCAGTGTACAGG TTTCGAATGAGGGAGGAGGAACCGTGCAAAGTGGCCTGTAGATTGACTCTTGACGCTGAGTCTGCCAAGAACTTTAAGGAGAAAATTGATGATGAATATCGAGTAAATAT GATCCTTGATAACCTTCCAGTGGCTGTTCTAAGACAAAGGAGGGATGGGAGCCAATCAACCACTTATGAACACGGTTTTCGTGTTGGATTTAAAGGAAATTATGCTGGG AGCAAAGAGGAGAAATATTTCATCAATAATCATTTGAGCTTTAGAGTCAAGTTTCACAAGGACGAGCTGACTGATACTGCAAGAATTGTTGGATTTGAAGTCACTCCTAATAG TATCAAACATGATTACAAGGAGTGGGATGCAAAAAATCCTCAAGTGACAACATGTAATGCAAACACCAAAAATTTAGTTCAGGGTAGCACTGTTCCTCAGGAAGTTGACACAGATAAGGAAGTTGTGTTCACATACGATGTCAGTTTCATG GAAAGTGACATTAAGTGGGCATCTCGATGGGATACCTACCTCCTTATGAATGACGATCAAATTCATTGGTTCTCTATCATAAACTCCTTGATGATTGTCCTCTTCCTTTCTGGAATGGTGGCAATGATCATGATGAGAACTCTTTACAGAGATATTGCAAACTATAACCAGTTGGAAACCCAAGATGAGGCTCAGGAAGAAACAGGATGGAAACTTGTCCATGGAGATGTTTTCAGGGCTCCTATCAATCCAGGTTTACTTTGCGTTTATGTGGGAACAGGTGTTCAGATATTTGCAATGGCTCTAGTGACCATGATTTTTGCTTTGCTGGGCTTCTTATCTCCTTCCAACCGAGGGGGTCTTATGACTGCGATGGTCCTCTTATGGGTTTTCATGGGCTTATTTGCTGGTTATTCATCGTCACGGCTGTACAAGATGTTCAAGGGCACTGAGTGGAAGAAGACAACCTTAAAGACTGCGGTCATGTTTCCTGGTATTCTGTTTGCTGTTTTCTTTGTGCTGAATGCCCTAATATGGGAGGAGAGATCATCTGGTGCTGTGCCGTTTGGGACAATGTTTGCTCTTTTCTGCTTGTGGTTTGGAATTTCAGTGCCTTTAGTGTTTGTGGGTAGTTACTTGGGGTTCAAAAAACCACCAATGGAAGATCCTGTGAAGACGAACAAAATCCCGAGGCAGATCCCCGAACAGGCATGGTATATGAAGCCGGTCTTCTCCATTCTCATTGGAGGAATTCTTCCTTTTGGTGCTGTTTTCATTGAGCTGTTTTTCATCTTGACCTCAATATGGTTGAACCAGTTCTATTACATCTTCGGCTTCCTCTTCATTGTGTTCGTCATCCTTTTGGTCACTTGTGCTGAGATCACGATCGTGCTGTGCTATTTCCAGTTGTGCAGTGAGGACTACCACTGGTGGTGGAGATCTTACTTGACCGCTGGCTCATCAGCTCTCTACCTCTTCCTATATTCAGTGTTCTACTTCTTCACGAAATTGGAAATCACGAAGTTTGTGTCAGGCATCCTCTACTTCGGTTACATGATAATCATTTCATATGCCTTTTTCGTCTTGACAGGGACGATTGGCTTCTATGCTTGCTTCTGGTTTGTTAGAAAGATCTACTCCTCTGTGAAGATTGATTAA